Proteins from a genomic interval of Oncorhynchus mykiss isolate Arlee chromosome 21, USDA_OmykA_1.1, whole genome shotgun sequence:
- the nhsl2 gene encoding NHS-like protein 2 isoform X4, translating into MRSDFEEQLYDTKLTGQTFRHPTASSQSSDDTSTTLSRSPVSLNNKRPEFIFLPASKGQVCEEDETSSVSISRGTDPSPSPSPSPCGSDRPLVGWSSTSLGPPVAEKPRWHLGRRTPAHLLSLDITGEGKLLGVDLLQGSCSPSPSLGCGGGGQPRSLEPVTDTPVQHIPLRKTHSDLDPSFSLPQSPRNPPPTLSTMDHSAALLCSNSPSQSWNGPKGSTFSPGAWNEAYSYSLAPSPLGKGPATMPKGARMVGMVAGQGGELMCPSQTSLGLSVSSGSQSHSSSFTSISEPSGHRHPGTIGMMMGRRSETEGAASSPTDERSGLERGMGGGERRERSARSVAAANAFKFRERSLSTPTDSGSFCSTDNICGGMYGLGGLPGAGNGTNGNGGGVLTEMRHPHHHYPGGEGGERGESYALFYPSGSSEDGSNSIDNVSVTDGNFPPGGRLRLRSRSISLKKSKRKPPPPVRSVSLVKNLGDAEGRVHGHNGGHYRDGRPKSLHIPRDHLQDFQPDFLLPSSSLSKPDLEEPELGHGGVDGPPSLEVHGPDTTELSFPAHWQLEEWKASDPYRSLSGSSTATGTTVIECMKVRGSSESLLDSPSTSRATSPSLLSIEAESTKASSPFKPPGLMSPSSGYSSQSETPTPITPSNQVAGTPTGPACTLGCKMRPKIPERKSSLPATSPRDPAARSRLSFEMPVNAHLDLSSIKPKQKASRRHSDTSTATKPGKLSAGGQSTLPVVTTNELRNIRLRSVSRTDLEDCLDGASNDIIEEEQGRDLSPPPVTPGCIPGPLVAPRPKPPVAFKPPLPKRPLNILLKSPSSSPVASESPPASPVDPPRPMPNPSIYMVVGRKPKLKKAFPHTPTSPFRPQEHPQTFPLHYPQSLYDAPSFPHTRSLYDLPPLPLPQPLLEDPSMEPEFNPDLELRLGPEDGGSLPSPCSNQEVQETQDKSKSLPSRMTISCLAELDKKKPKVPPPVPKKPNVLLLPSNGTTDRQGTQTDCPAALRSPVGAFPPEVIPGKEENQENDLGIGTDEESSMESSLQGSSFTDVEGRLSITETGRSDDAESVEESSLVVSDKTELHITEEMDDDVRGHTPTTHTTEDLFTKIHRSKRKVLGRKEPGDSFGSRQSLVSPVKHSTSGGDLRTLTLGSTPRSTSRNDNFMALLQKKGSKSSTGGARVSAMELLKSTNPLARRVTEFSTSADGGGDMTTGNNGTRMPQDQ; encoded by the exons aTGCGATCCG ACTTTGAAGAGCAGCTGTATGACACCAAGCTAACAGGCCAGACGTTCCGCCACCCAACAGCTTCCTCCCAGAGTTCTGACGACACGTCCACCACCCTCAGTCGCTCCCCTGTCTCCCTCAACAACAAGAGACCTGAATTCATCTTCCTG ccGGCGTCTAAGGGGCAGGTGTGTGAGGAGGATGAGACCTCCTCAGTAAGTATCAGTAGGGGTACAGACccgtccccctctccttccccatcccccTGTGGGTCAGATCGCCCTCTAGTGGGGTGGAGCAGCACCTCCCTGGGACCCCCCGTGGCCGAGAAACCTCGTTGGCACCTGGGACGACGCACCCCTGCTCACCTGCTATCCCTCGACATCACAg gtgAGGGTAAACTCTTGGGCGTAGACCTCCTCCAGGGATCCTGTTCCCCCTCTCCGTCCCTGGGCTGTGGTGGAGGAGGCCAGCCCCGGTCTCTGGAGCCTGTCACAGACACCCCTGTCCAGCACATACCCCTGAGAAAGACCCATAGTGACTTGGACCCCAGCTTCAGCCTTCCCCAGTCCCCCAGGAACCCCCCTCCTACCCTGAGCACCATGGACCACTCTGCCGCCCTCCTCTGCTCCAACTCCCCCTCTCAGTCCTGGAACGGCCCCAAGGGCTCCACCTTCTCCCCGGGAGCCTGGAACGAGGCCTATAGTTATAGTTTAGCTCCAAGTCCGCTGGGGAAGGGACCGGCGACCATGCCCAAGGGAGCAAGGATGGTGGGGATGGTTGCGGGGCAGGGTGGGGAGTTGATGTGCCCCTCTCAGACCAGTTTGGGACTCTCCGTGAGCTCGGGGTCGCAGTCTCACTCTAGTTCGTTCACGTCAATATCAGAACCTTCCGGACACAGGCACCCAGGCACCATAGGGATGATGATGGGGAGGCGgagtgagacagagggggcgGCATCTAGCCCCACTGACGAACGGAGTGgtctggagagagggatgggaggaggagagagaagggagaggtcgGCGCGTTCTGTCGCCGCCGCCAATGCATTTAAGTTCCGTGAGCGTTCTCTTTCCACGCCGACGGATTCCGGCTCGTTCTGCTCCACGGACAACATCTGCGGCGGGATGTACGGCCTCGGTGGACTACCTGGAGCCGGTAATGGGACAAACGGGAACGGTGGCGGCGTTTTAACAGAGATGCGCCACCCACACCACCATTACCCTGGCGGCGAGGGCGGTGAGAGGGGCGAGAGCTATGCCCTCTTCTACCCCAGCGGGAGCTCCGAGGATGGGAGCAACAGCATTGACAACGTCTCCGTAACCGACGGCAACTTCCCCCCGGGCGGTCGACTACGGTTACGTTCTCGCTCCATCTCGCTGAAGAAGTCCAAACGCAAACCCCCTCCACCCGTCCGGAGCGTCTCGCTCGTGAAGAATTTAGGGGACGCCGAGGGGCGCGTGCATGGCCACAACGGAGGGCACTACCGGGATGGACGCCCCAAATCCCTACACATCCCCCGGGACCACCTCCAGGACTTCCAGCCAGACTTCCtcctaccctcctcctccctctccaagCCCGATCTGGAGGAGCCTGAGCTGGGCCACGGCGGCGTGGACGGACCCCCTAGCCTTGAGGTCCACGGACCAGACACAACAGAGCTGTCCTTCCCAGCCCACTGGCAGCTGGAGGAGTGGAAAGCTTCTGACCCCTACAGGTCGTTGTCTGGGTCTAGTACAGCCACAGGGACGACTGTTATAGAGTGCATGAAG GTTCGGGGCAGCTCCGAGTCTCTCCTGgactctccctccacctccagagccacctccccctccctgctCTCCATTGAGGCAGAGTCGACCAAAGCTTCCTCCCCCTTCAAGCCACCAGGACTCATGTCCCCCTCCAGCGGCTACTCTAGCCAGTCAGAAACTCCGACGCCCATCACCCCCTCCAACCAGGTGGCAGGAACACCAACAGGGCCCGCCTGCACGTTGGGGTGTAAGATGCGCCCCAAAATCCCAGAGAGGAAGTCTTCGTTGCCAGCTACATCACCACGGGACCCTGCCGCCCGATCGAGGCTGTCCTTCGAGATGCCGGTTAACGCTCATCTGGATTTGTCCTCCATCAAACCAAAACAGAAGGCCAGCCGGCGCCATTCTGACACGTCCACCGCCACTAAGCCCGGTAAACTGAGTGCCGGCGGCCAATCAACTCTCCCAGTGGTGACCACGAACGAGCTCCGGAACATCCGCCTGCGTTCTGTCTCCCGTACTGACCTGGAGGACTGCCTTGATGGAGCCTCTAATGACATCATTGAGGAGGAGCAGGGTCGCGACCTTTCCCCCCCTCCTGTCACCCCCGGTTGCATCCCCGGCCCCCTCGTTGCCCCCAGACCCAAACCCCCTGTGGCCTTCAAGCCCCCATTACCCAAACGCCCCCTCAACATCCTCCTCaagtccccctcctcctcccccgttGCTTCCGAgtccccccctgcctcccctgtTGACCCTCCCCGGCCCATGCCTAACCCCAGCATCTACATGGTGGTAGGTAGGAAGCCCAAGCTGAAGAAAGCCTTCCCTCACACCCCCACCAGCCCCTTTAGACCCCAGGAACATCCCCAAACCTTCCCCCTCCACTACCCCCAGAGCCTCTATGATGCCCCCTCCTTCCCCCACACCCGGTCCCTGTACGAtctgcctcctctccccctgccccAGCCCCTCCTGGAGGACCCCTCCATGGAGCCGGAGTTCAACCCTGACTTGGAGCTCCGTCTTGGGCCTGAGGATGGAgggtctctcccctctccctgcagTAACCAGGAAGTGCAGGAGACTCAGGATAAGAGCAAGTCTCTACCTAGCAGGATGACCATATCCTGTCTGGCTGAATTGGACAAGAAGAAACCCAAG GTTCCTCCGCCGGTTCCAAAGAAGCCCAACGTTCTGCTTCTTCCCTCCAACGGTACCACCGACAGACAGGGAACACAGACAGACTGCCCTGCCGCCCTCCGCTCTCCCGTTGGTGCGTTCCCACCAGAAGTGATTCCCGGGAAAGAGGAAAACCAGGAAAATGACCTGGGAATAGGGACGGATGAGGAAAGCTCCATGGAGTCTTCATTACAGGGCTCTTCTTTTACAGACGTGGAGGGGAGGCTCAGCATTACAGAGACAGGCAGAA GTGATGATGCGGAGAGTGTTGAGGAGAGCAGTTTGGTCGTTAGTGACAAGACGGAACTCCACATCACAGAGGAAATGGATGATGATGTCAGAGGACACACACctaccacacacaccacagaggacCTGTTCACCAAAATACACAG gtcAAAAAGGAAAGTCCTGGGCCGTAAGGAACCAGGGGACTCGTTCGGCAGCCGCCAGAGTCTGGTCTCTCCGGTGAAGCACAGCACCAGTGGTGGTGACCTCCGAACCCTGACCTTGGGCTCGACCCCGCGCTCCACCTCGCGGAATGACAACTTCATGGCCCTGCTCCAAAAGAAGGGCAGCAAGTCCAGCACGGGAGGGGCCAGAGTCTCTGCTATGGAACTCCTCAAGAGCACAAACCCCCTCGCACGACGCGTCACAGAATTCTCCACCTCGGCAGACGGAGGAGGGGATATGACCACCGGGAATAATGGAACCAGAATGCCTCAGGACCAATGA
- the nhsl2 gene encoding NHS-like protein 2 isoform X2: MRWKRRRSPGQGRPEEEKGSDTTFTMPFFSRANTNLDAESKRSAASSSTATSAHFRSPWQQSVNVFGSWSRPDCVQELHQEAQLNLQSLLQDFEEQLYDTKLTGQTFRHPTASSQSSDDTSTTLSRSPVSLNNKRPEFIFLPASKGQVCEEDETSSVSISRGTDPSPSPSPSPCGSDRPLVGWSSTSLGPPVAEKPRWHLGRRTPAHLLSLDITGEGKLLGVDLLQGSCSPSPSLGCGGGGQPRSLEPVTDTPVQHIPLRKTHSDLDPSFSLPQSPRNPPPTLSTMDHSAALLCSNSPSQSWNGPKGSTFSPGAWNEAYSYSLAPSPLGKGPATMPKGARMVGMVAGQGGELMCPSQTSLGLSVSSGSQSHSSSFTSISEPSGHRHPGTIGMMMGRRSETEGAASSPTDERSGLERGMGGGERRERSARSVAAANAFKFRERSLSTPTDSGSFCSTDNICGGMYGLGGLPGAGNGTNGNGGGVLTEMRHPHHHYPGGEGGERGESYALFYPSGSSEDGSNSIDNVSVTDGNFPPGGRLRLRSRSISLKKSKRKPPPPVRSVSLVKNLGDAEGRVHGHNGGHYRDGRPKSLHIPRDHLQDFQPDFLLPSSSLSKPDLEEPELGHGGVDGPPSLEVHGPDTTELSFPAHWQLEEWKASDPYRSLSGSSTATGTTVIECMKVRGSSESLLDSPSTSRATSPSLLSIEAESTKASSPFKPPGLMSPSSGYSSQSETPTPITPSNQVAGTPTGPACTLGCKMRPKIPERKSSLPATSPRDPAARSRLSFEMPVNAHLDLSSIKPKQKASRRHSDTSTATKPGKLSAGGQSTLPVVTTNELRNIRLRSVSRTDLEDCLDGASNDIIEEEQGRDLSPPPVTPGCIPGPLVAPRPKPPVAFKPPLPKRPLNILLKSPSSSPVASESPPASPVDPPRPMPNPSIYMVVGRKPKLKKAFPHTPTSPFRPQEHPQTFPLHYPQSLYDAPSFPHTRSLYDLPPLPLPQPLLEDPSMEPEFNPDLELRLGPEDGGSLPSPCSNQEVQETQDKSKSLPSRMTISCLAELDKKKPKVPPPVPKKPNVLLLPSNGTTDRQGTQTDCPAALRSPVGAFPPEVIPGKEENQENDLGIGTDEESSMESSLQGSSFTDVEGRLSITETGRSDDAESVEESSLVVSDKTELHITEEMDDDVRGHTPTTHTTEDLFTKIHRSKRKVLGRKEPGDSFGSRQSLVSPVKHSTSGGDLRTLTLGSTPRSTSRNDNFMALLQKKGSKSSTGGARVSAMELLKSTNPLARRVTEFSTSADGGGDMTTGNNGTRMPQDQ; this comes from the exons ACTTTGAAGAGCAGCTGTATGACACCAAGCTAACAGGCCAGACGTTCCGCCACCCAACAGCTTCCTCCCAGAGTTCTGACGACACGTCCACCACCCTCAGTCGCTCCCCTGTCTCCCTCAACAACAAGAGACCTGAATTCATCTTCCTG ccGGCGTCTAAGGGGCAGGTGTGTGAGGAGGATGAGACCTCCTCAGTAAGTATCAGTAGGGGTACAGACccgtccccctctccttccccatcccccTGTGGGTCAGATCGCCCTCTAGTGGGGTGGAGCAGCACCTCCCTGGGACCCCCCGTGGCCGAGAAACCTCGTTGGCACCTGGGACGACGCACCCCTGCTCACCTGCTATCCCTCGACATCACAg gtgAGGGTAAACTCTTGGGCGTAGACCTCCTCCAGGGATCCTGTTCCCCCTCTCCGTCCCTGGGCTGTGGTGGAGGAGGCCAGCCCCGGTCTCTGGAGCCTGTCACAGACACCCCTGTCCAGCACATACCCCTGAGAAAGACCCATAGTGACTTGGACCCCAGCTTCAGCCTTCCCCAGTCCCCCAGGAACCCCCCTCCTACCCTGAGCACCATGGACCACTCTGCCGCCCTCCTCTGCTCCAACTCCCCCTCTCAGTCCTGGAACGGCCCCAAGGGCTCCACCTTCTCCCCGGGAGCCTGGAACGAGGCCTATAGTTATAGTTTAGCTCCAAGTCCGCTGGGGAAGGGACCGGCGACCATGCCCAAGGGAGCAAGGATGGTGGGGATGGTTGCGGGGCAGGGTGGGGAGTTGATGTGCCCCTCTCAGACCAGTTTGGGACTCTCCGTGAGCTCGGGGTCGCAGTCTCACTCTAGTTCGTTCACGTCAATATCAGAACCTTCCGGACACAGGCACCCAGGCACCATAGGGATGATGATGGGGAGGCGgagtgagacagagggggcgGCATCTAGCCCCACTGACGAACGGAGTGgtctggagagagggatgggaggaggagagagaagggagaggtcgGCGCGTTCTGTCGCCGCCGCCAATGCATTTAAGTTCCGTGAGCGTTCTCTTTCCACGCCGACGGATTCCGGCTCGTTCTGCTCCACGGACAACATCTGCGGCGGGATGTACGGCCTCGGTGGACTACCTGGAGCCGGTAATGGGACAAACGGGAACGGTGGCGGCGTTTTAACAGAGATGCGCCACCCACACCACCATTACCCTGGCGGCGAGGGCGGTGAGAGGGGCGAGAGCTATGCCCTCTTCTACCCCAGCGGGAGCTCCGAGGATGGGAGCAACAGCATTGACAACGTCTCCGTAACCGACGGCAACTTCCCCCCGGGCGGTCGACTACGGTTACGTTCTCGCTCCATCTCGCTGAAGAAGTCCAAACGCAAACCCCCTCCACCCGTCCGGAGCGTCTCGCTCGTGAAGAATTTAGGGGACGCCGAGGGGCGCGTGCATGGCCACAACGGAGGGCACTACCGGGATGGACGCCCCAAATCCCTACACATCCCCCGGGACCACCTCCAGGACTTCCAGCCAGACTTCCtcctaccctcctcctccctctccaagCCCGATCTGGAGGAGCCTGAGCTGGGCCACGGCGGCGTGGACGGACCCCCTAGCCTTGAGGTCCACGGACCAGACACAACAGAGCTGTCCTTCCCAGCCCACTGGCAGCTGGAGGAGTGGAAAGCTTCTGACCCCTACAGGTCGTTGTCTGGGTCTAGTACAGCCACAGGGACGACTGTTATAGAGTGCATGAAG GTTCGGGGCAGCTCCGAGTCTCTCCTGgactctccctccacctccagagccacctccccctccctgctCTCCATTGAGGCAGAGTCGACCAAAGCTTCCTCCCCCTTCAAGCCACCAGGACTCATGTCCCCCTCCAGCGGCTACTCTAGCCAGTCAGAAACTCCGACGCCCATCACCCCCTCCAACCAGGTGGCAGGAACACCAACAGGGCCCGCCTGCACGTTGGGGTGTAAGATGCGCCCCAAAATCCCAGAGAGGAAGTCTTCGTTGCCAGCTACATCACCACGGGACCCTGCCGCCCGATCGAGGCTGTCCTTCGAGATGCCGGTTAACGCTCATCTGGATTTGTCCTCCATCAAACCAAAACAGAAGGCCAGCCGGCGCCATTCTGACACGTCCACCGCCACTAAGCCCGGTAAACTGAGTGCCGGCGGCCAATCAACTCTCCCAGTGGTGACCACGAACGAGCTCCGGAACATCCGCCTGCGTTCTGTCTCCCGTACTGACCTGGAGGACTGCCTTGATGGAGCCTCTAATGACATCATTGAGGAGGAGCAGGGTCGCGACCTTTCCCCCCCTCCTGTCACCCCCGGTTGCATCCCCGGCCCCCTCGTTGCCCCCAGACCCAAACCCCCTGTGGCCTTCAAGCCCCCATTACCCAAACGCCCCCTCAACATCCTCCTCaagtccccctcctcctcccccgttGCTTCCGAgtccccccctgcctcccctgtTGACCCTCCCCGGCCCATGCCTAACCCCAGCATCTACATGGTGGTAGGTAGGAAGCCCAAGCTGAAGAAAGCCTTCCCTCACACCCCCACCAGCCCCTTTAGACCCCAGGAACATCCCCAAACCTTCCCCCTCCACTACCCCCAGAGCCTCTATGATGCCCCCTCCTTCCCCCACACCCGGTCCCTGTACGAtctgcctcctctccccctgccccAGCCCCTCCTGGAGGACCCCTCCATGGAGCCGGAGTTCAACCCTGACTTGGAGCTCCGTCTTGGGCCTGAGGATGGAgggtctctcccctctccctgcagTAACCAGGAAGTGCAGGAGACTCAGGATAAGAGCAAGTCTCTACCTAGCAGGATGACCATATCCTGTCTGGCTGAATTGGACAAGAAGAAACCCAAG GTTCCTCCGCCGGTTCCAAAGAAGCCCAACGTTCTGCTTCTTCCCTCCAACGGTACCACCGACAGACAGGGAACACAGACAGACTGCCCTGCCGCCCTCCGCTCTCCCGTTGGTGCGTTCCCACCAGAAGTGATTCCCGGGAAAGAGGAAAACCAGGAAAATGACCTGGGAATAGGGACGGATGAGGAAAGCTCCATGGAGTCTTCATTACAGGGCTCTTCTTTTACAGACGTGGAGGGGAGGCTCAGCATTACAGAGACAGGCAGAA GTGATGATGCGGAGAGTGTTGAGGAGAGCAGTTTGGTCGTTAGTGACAAGACGGAACTCCACATCACAGAGGAAATGGATGATGATGTCAGAGGACACACACctaccacacacaccacagaggacCTGTTCACCAAAATACACAG gtcAAAAAGGAAAGTCCTGGGCCGTAAGGAACCAGGGGACTCGTTCGGCAGCCGCCAGAGTCTGGTCTCTCCGGTGAAGCACAGCACCAGTGGTGGTGACCTCCGAACCCTGACCTTGGGCTCGACCCCGCGCTCCACCTCGCGGAATGACAACTTCATGGCCCTGCTCCAAAAGAAGGGCAGCAAGTCCAGCACGGGAGGGGCCAGAGTCTCTGCTATGGAACTCCTCAAGAGCACAAACCCCCTCGCACGACGCGTCACAGAATTCTCCACCTCGGCAGACGGAGGAGGGGATATGACCACCGGGAATAATGGAACCAGAATGCCTCAGGACCAATGA
- the nhsl2 gene encoding NHS-like protein 2 isoform X3: MEKLEVLRTRSANTNLDAESKRSAASSSTATSAHFRSPWQQSVNVFGSWSRPDCVQELHQEAQLNLQSLLQDFEEQLYDTKLTGQTFRHPTASSQSSDDTSTTLSRSPVSLNNKRPEFIFLPASKGQVCEEDETSSVSISRGTDPSPSPSPSPCGSDRPLVGWSSTSLGPPVAEKPRWHLGRRTPAHLLSLDITGEGKLLGVDLLQGSCSPSPSLGCGGGGQPRSLEPVTDTPVQHIPLRKTHSDLDPSFSLPQSPRNPPPTLSTMDHSAALLCSNSPSQSWNGPKGSTFSPGAWNEAYSYSLAPSPLGKGPATMPKGARMVGMVAGQGGELMCPSQTSLGLSVSSGSQSHSSSFTSISEPSGHRHPGTIGMMMGRRSETEGAASSPTDERSGLERGMGGGERRERSARSVAAANAFKFRERSLSTPTDSGSFCSTDNICGGMYGLGGLPGAGNGTNGNGGGVLTEMRHPHHHYPGGEGGERGESYALFYPSGSSEDGSNSIDNVSVTDGNFPPGGRLRLRSRSISLKKSKRKPPPPVRSVSLVKNLGDAEGRVHGHNGGHYRDGRPKSLHIPRDHLQDFQPDFLLPSSSLSKPDLEEPELGHGGVDGPPSLEVHGPDTTELSFPAHWQLEEWKASDPYRSLSGSSTATGTTVIECMKVRGSSESLLDSPSTSRATSPSLLSIEAESTKASSPFKPPGLMSPSSGYSSQSETPTPITPSNQVAGTPTGPACTLGCKMRPKIPERKSSLPATSPRDPAARSRLSFEMPVNAHLDLSSIKPKQKASRRHSDTSTATKPGKLSAGGQSTLPVVTTNELRNIRLRSVSRTDLEDCLDGASNDIIEEEQGRDLSPPPVTPGCIPGPLVAPRPKPPVAFKPPLPKRPLNILLKSPSSSPVASESPPASPVDPPRPMPNPSIYMVVGRKPKLKKAFPHTPTSPFRPQEHPQTFPLHYPQSLYDAPSFPHTRSLYDLPPLPLPQPLLEDPSMEPEFNPDLELRLGPEDGGSLPSPCSNQEVQETQDKSKSLPSRMTISCLAELDKKKPKVPPPVPKKPNVLLLPSNGTTDRQGTQTDCPAALRSPVGAFPPEVIPGKEENQENDLGIGTDEESSMESSLQGSSFTDVEGRLSITETGRSDDAESVEESSLVVSDKTELHITEEMDDDVRGHTPTTHTTEDLFTKIHRSKRKVLGRKEPGDSFGSRQSLVSPVKHSTSGGDLRTLTLGSTPRSTSRNDNFMALLQKKGSKSSTGGARVSAMELLKSTNPLARRVTEFSTSADGGGDMTTGNNGTRMPQDQ; encoded by the exons ACTTTGAAGAGCAGCTGTATGACACCAAGCTAACAGGCCAGACGTTCCGCCACCCAACAGCTTCCTCCCAGAGTTCTGACGACACGTCCACCACCCTCAGTCGCTCCCCTGTCTCCCTCAACAACAAGAGACCTGAATTCATCTTCCTG ccGGCGTCTAAGGGGCAGGTGTGTGAGGAGGATGAGACCTCCTCAGTAAGTATCAGTAGGGGTACAGACccgtccccctctccttccccatcccccTGTGGGTCAGATCGCCCTCTAGTGGGGTGGAGCAGCACCTCCCTGGGACCCCCCGTGGCCGAGAAACCTCGTTGGCACCTGGGACGACGCACCCCTGCTCACCTGCTATCCCTCGACATCACAg gtgAGGGTAAACTCTTGGGCGTAGACCTCCTCCAGGGATCCTGTTCCCCCTCTCCGTCCCTGGGCTGTGGTGGAGGAGGCCAGCCCCGGTCTCTGGAGCCTGTCACAGACACCCCTGTCCAGCACATACCCCTGAGAAAGACCCATAGTGACTTGGACCCCAGCTTCAGCCTTCCCCAGTCCCCCAGGAACCCCCCTCCTACCCTGAGCACCATGGACCACTCTGCCGCCCTCCTCTGCTCCAACTCCCCCTCTCAGTCCTGGAACGGCCCCAAGGGCTCCACCTTCTCCCCGGGAGCCTGGAACGAGGCCTATAGTTATAGTTTAGCTCCAAGTCCGCTGGGGAAGGGACCGGCGACCATGCCCAAGGGAGCAAGGATGGTGGGGATGGTTGCGGGGCAGGGTGGGGAGTTGATGTGCCCCTCTCAGACCAGTTTGGGACTCTCCGTGAGCTCGGGGTCGCAGTCTCACTCTAGTTCGTTCACGTCAATATCAGAACCTTCCGGACACAGGCACCCAGGCACCATAGGGATGATGATGGGGAGGCGgagtgagacagagggggcgGCATCTAGCCCCACTGACGAACGGAGTGgtctggagagagggatgggaggaggagagagaagggagaggtcgGCGCGTTCTGTCGCCGCCGCCAATGCATTTAAGTTCCGTGAGCGTTCTCTTTCCACGCCGACGGATTCCGGCTCGTTCTGCTCCACGGACAACATCTGCGGCGGGATGTACGGCCTCGGTGGACTACCTGGAGCCGGTAATGGGACAAACGGGAACGGTGGCGGCGTTTTAACAGAGATGCGCCACCCACACCACCATTACCCTGGCGGCGAGGGCGGTGAGAGGGGCGAGAGCTATGCCCTCTTCTACCCCAGCGGGAGCTCCGAGGATGGGAGCAACAGCATTGACAACGTCTCCGTAACCGACGGCAACTTCCCCCCGGGCGGTCGACTACGGTTACGTTCTCGCTCCATCTCGCTGAAGAAGTCCAAACGCAAACCCCCTCCACCCGTCCGGAGCGTCTCGCTCGTGAAGAATTTAGGGGACGCCGAGGGGCGCGTGCATGGCCACAACGGAGGGCACTACCGGGATGGACGCCCCAAATCCCTACACATCCCCCGGGACCACCTCCAGGACTTCCAGCCAGACTTCCtcctaccctcctcctccctctccaagCCCGATCTGGAGGAGCCTGAGCTGGGCCACGGCGGCGTGGACGGACCCCCTAGCCTTGAGGTCCACGGACCAGACACAACAGAGCTGTCCTTCCCAGCCCACTGGCAGCTGGAGGAGTGGAAAGCTTCTGACCCCTACAGGTCGTTGTCTGGGTCTAGTACAGCCACAGGGACGACTGTTATAGAGTGCATGAAG GTTCGGGGCAGCTCCGAGTCTCTCCTGgactctccctccacctccagagccacctccccctccctgctCTCCATTGAGGCAGAGTCGACCAAAGCTTCCTCCCCCTTCAAGCCACCAGGACTCATGTCCCCCTCCAGCGGCTACTCTAGCCAGTCAGAAACTCCGACGCCCATCACCCCCTCCAACCAGGTGGCAGGAACACCAACAGGGCCCGCCTGCACGTTGGGGTGTAAGATGCGCCCCAAAATCCCAGAGAGGAAGTCTTCGTTGCCAGCTACATCACCACGGGACCCTGCCGCCCGATCGAGGCTGTCCTTCGAGATGCCGGTTAACGCTCATCTGGATTTGTCCTCCATCAAACCAAAACAGAAGGCCAGCCGGCGCCATTCTGACACGTCCACCGCCACTAAGCCCGGTAAACTGAGTGCCGGCGGCCAATCAACTCTCCCAGTGGTGACCACGAACGAGCTCCGGAACATCCGCCTGCGTTCTGTCTCCCGTACTGACCTGGAGGACTGCCTTGATGGAGCCTCTAATGACATCATTGAGGAGGAGCAGGGTCGCGACCTTTCCCCCCCTCCTGTCACCCCCGGTTGCATCCCCGGCCCCCTCGTTGCCCCCAGACCCAAACCCCCTGTGGCCTTCAAGCCCCCATTACCCAAACGCCCCCTCAACATCCTCCTCaagtccccctcctcctcccccgttGCTTCCGAgtccccccctgcctcccctgtTGACCCTCCCCGGCCCATGCCTAACCCCAGCATCTACATGGTGGTAGGTAGGAAGCCCAAGCTGAAGAAAGCCTTCCCTCACACCCCCACCAGCCCCTTTAGACCCCAGGAACATCCCCAAACCTTCCCCCTCCACTACCCCCAGAGCCTCTATGATGCCCCCTCCTTCCCCCACACCCGGTCCCTGTACGAtctgcctcctctccccctgccccAGCCCCTCCTGGAGGACCCCTCCATGGAGCCGGAGTTCAACCCTGACTTGGAGCTCCGTCTTGGGCCTGAGGATGGAgggtctctcccctctccctgcagTAACCAGGAAGTGCAGGAGACTCAGGATAAGAGCAAGTCTCTACCTAGCAGGATGACCATATCCTGTCTGGCTGAATTGGACAAGAAGAAACCCAAG GTTCCTCCGCCGGTTCCAAAGAAGCCCAACGTTCTGCTTCTTCCCTCCAACGGTACCACCGACAGACAGGGAACACAGACAGACTGCCCTGCCGCCCTCCGCTCTCCCGTTGGTGCGTTCCCACCAGAAGTGATTCCCGGGAAAGAGGAAAACCAGGAAAATGACCTGGGAATAGGGACGGATGAGGAAAGCTCCATGGAGTCTTCATTACAGGGCTCTTCTTTTACAGACGTGGAGGGGAGGCTCAGCATTACAGAGACAGGCAGAA GTGATGATGCGGAGAGTGTTGAGGAGAGCAGTTTGGTCGTTAGTGACAAGACGGAACTCCACATCACAGAGGAAATGGATGATGATGTCAGAGGACACACACctaccacacacaccacagaggacCTGTTCACCAAAATACACAG gtcAAAAAGGAAAGTCCTGGGCCGTAAGGAACCAGGGGACTCGTTCGGCAGCCGCCAGAGTCTGGTCTCTCCGGTGAAGCACAGCACCAGTGGTGGTGACCTCCGAACCCTGACCTTGGGCTCGACCCCGCGCTCCACCTCGCGGAATGACAACTTCATGGCCCTGCTCCAAAAGAAGGGCAGCAAGTCCAGCACGGGAGGGGCCAGAGTCTCTGCTATGGAACTCCTCAAGAGCACAAACCCCCTCGCACGACGCGTCACAGAATTCTCCACCTCGGCAGACGGAGGAGGGGATATGACCACCGGGAATAATGGAACCAGAATGCCTCAGGACCAATGA